Proteins found in one Salinimonas lutimaris genomic segment:
- a CDS encoding sulfotransferase, with protein sequence MLNNKMKRISNKLKELSTRYHYKRECRVYCVGAAKTGTHSIAEIFENSVRASHEPESDSFIEKILEFENKELTEKQIKKYIQARDKRLCLDIDSSQLNYFLMEQLQAEFNDAKFILTYREPREWLESFINDSLRRTTTKQWVAIREHRFQHRLLSHPAEEEILKKNGLYTLDGYLSYWADHNKNVLQTIHPNKLFTVKTKEIGSNLEKIADFIELPEQYINHKKSHAFKNTEKFGILEQLDQDYLNEKIEFHKKKLKGFSLFQQ encoded by the coding sequence ATGCTAAACAATAAAATGAAGCGCATTAGCAACAAACTTAAAGAACTTTCCACACGATACCATTACAAACGAGAGTGCAGAGTTTATTGTGTAGGTGCAGCAAAAACTGGAACGCACTCCATAGCAGAAATTTTTGAAAATTCTGTTAGGGCAAGCCACGAGCCAGAAAGTGATTCTTTTATTGAAAAAATATTAGAATTTGAAAACAAAGAATTAACTGAAAAACAAATCAAGAAATATATACAAGCGCGTGATAAAAGACTATGTCTGGATATAGATTCGTCCCAACTAAACTATTTCCTTATGGAGCAACTTCAAGCAGAGTTTAATGATGCTAAATTCATACTTACGTATCGCGAACCTAGAGAATGGTTAGAATCTTTCATAAACGACTCACTACGCCGTACAACAACAAAGCAATGGGTTGCTATTAGAGAACATAGATTTCAGCATCGATTATTAAGCCATCCTGCAGAAGAAGAAATACTTAAGAAAAATGGTTTATATACTTTAGACGGATATCTTTCATACTGGGCTGATCATAATAAAAATGTATTGCAAACAATCCATCCAAACAAACTCTTTACTGTTAAAACAAAAGAAATTGGTTCAAATTTAGAAAAAATAGCAGATTTTATAGAGTTACCAGAACAATATATCAACCACAAAAAAAGTCATGCATTCAAAAACACCGAAAAATTTGGAATACTGGAGCAATTAGATCAGGACTATTTAAATGAAAAAATAGAATTCCACAAAAAAAAGCTTAAAGGTTTTTCTTTATTTCAACAATGA